From a region of the Trichoderma atroviride chromosome 6, complete sequence genome:
- a CDS encoding mitochondrial 54S ribosomal protein uL4m (BUSCO:EOG092D3ZUC), with protein MAGKGIGCLSEALGALRISAPRLATTTGFSRQFARSMATEAPAKDITRSASNAQSLMQSWNPISTVPVTIHSFPSLEPQSLEQWSVQHLYLPLRRDLLHLAVVYEGDNTRQGTASSKTRWDVHGSHRKMRPQKGTGRARQGTRQSPLLRGGGKSHGPHPRDFGTRLNRKVYDKAWRTALSYRYRRGELIICEDGMELSMPEDFEIVADKYLKDGLREAYLKKYMSGMLNTLGLGRDDGRTLFVTGDRRDRLYEAMEQVPWEGRALDVEDVDVKDLLETGKVVMERSVLREMIEQHQSDLVSRIVINGFAKGGASAG; from the exons ATGGCTGGAAAGGGAATTGGGTGTCTCAGCGAGGCGCTGGGTGCGCTGAGGATATCTGCGCCCAGG ttggcgacgacgacgggctTCAGCAGACAGTTTGCGCGGTCAATGGCTACAGAGGCGCCGGCAAAAGACATCACGAGATCAGCTTCCAATGCGCAGTCCCTGATGCAGTCCTGGAACCCGA TCTCAACCGTCCCCGTCACCATCCACAGCTTCCCATCTCTCGAACCGCAGTCCCTCGAGCAGTGGTCCGTCCAGCATCTCTACCTCCCCCTCCGCCGcgacctcctccacctcgCCGTCGTCTACGAAGGCGACAACACCCGCCAGGGCACCGCATCCTCCAAAACCCGCTGGGACGTGCACGGCTCGCACCGCAAGATGCGGCCACAGAAGGGAACCGGCCGAGCTCGCCAGGGCACCAGACAGAGCCCGCTGCTTCGCGGCGGAGGAAAATCGCACGGTCCTCATCCTCGCGACTTCGGAACCAGGTTGAACCGTAAAGTCTACGACAAGGCGTGGCGCACGGCGCTGAGCTACCGGTATAGACGGGGCGAGCTGATCATCTGCGAGGACGGCATGGAGCTGTCGATGCCGGAGGATTTCGAAATCGTGGCGGACAAGTACTTAAAGGACGGGCTGAGGGAGGCATATCTGAAGAAGTACATGTCTGGCATGCTCAACACGCTGGGGCTTGGTCGCGACGACGGCCGCACACTGTTTGTTACTGGCGATAGGAGGGACAGGCTGTACGAGGCCATGGAGCAGGTGCCGTGGGAGGGACGAGCGCTCGACGTGGAAGATGTGGATGTCAAGGATTTGCTGGAGACGGGCaaggtggtgatggagagGAGTGTGCTGCGGGAGATGATTGAGCAGCACCAGAGTGATCTGGTGAGCCGGATTGTCATTAATGGGTTTGCCAAGGGGGGGGCCAGCGCTGGGTGA
- a CDS encoding mitochondrial 54S ribosomal protein mL38 (BUSCO:EOG092D4D9K) has product MQNLLFHITATHTASTMSRCQAVARPLARQLRPQCAIRPFTTGAARASAAAETSSAAAAQPSPLDLDPNSVLPEFESDLIKAGKMPIGSRRRRVAMRTTASLPFEQLPYQAFQEARAILAADRQEKVAKIQEELEKISLLEKKDAALVKGGQAMKDTKLASLRRYVEQLKIQADINDPLVKKRFEDGLGDMDKPIYRHYAERKWRSYDYRLITQRIKQFNIVPDVLPKLDPVADVQLYFRQSKIPPGEIVDSLVSENPPRLRVQVFDKGPRLVSLVVLDSDVPDVEKDAFSKRCHFLAANISLSPSDTSLPLSRIRAADQLAVPWLPPTAQKGSPYHRLSIYLLEQKPDTKLDVAQLKELYASRDGFSLKSFRDKFSLTPVGFNMFRSVWDDNTAGVMARHGVAGADVEFRPTRVHSLKPPVKPRGWEAKRQGPAYRHLWKYTKRIKGLSNARGWTKRR; this is encoded by the exons ATGCAAAACTTGTTATTTCATATAACAGCAACACACACAGCGTCGACCATGTCGCGGTGCCAGGCTGTAGCGAGGCCATTGGCACGGCAATTGCGCCCACAATGCGCAATCAGGCCCTTCACAACGGGTGCTGCCcgcgcctctgctgctgctgaaacctcttcggcggcagcagcacagcccaGCCCTCTGGACCTCGATCCCAACAGCGTCCTGCCGGAATTCGAAAGCGACCTCATCAAGGCGGGCAAAATGCCCATCGGGTCCCGGAGACGAAGAGTCGCCATGCgcaccaccgccagcctcCCCTTTGAGCAGCTGCCGTACCAGGCCTTTCAGGAAGCGCGAGCCATTCTCGCGGCGGACCGACAGGAGAAGGTAGCCAAGATccaggaggagctggagaagatttcgctgctggagaagaaggacgcgGCGCTGGTCAAGGGCGGACAGGCAATGAAGGATACGAAGCTGGCTAGTTTGAGGCGCTatgtcgagcagctcaagatcCAGGCGGATATCAACGACCCGCTGGTCAAGAAGCGCTTTGAAGATGGACTAG GAGACATGGACAAGCCCATCTACCGGCACTACGCCGAGCGCAAATGGCGCTCCTACGACTACCGCCTCATCACGCAGCGCATCAAGCAGTTCAACATTGTCCCCGACGTCCTCCCCAAGCTCGACCCCGTGGCCGACGTCCAGCTCTACTTCCGCCAATCCAAGATCCCGCCCGGCGAGATTGTCGACTCCCTCGTCAGCGAGAACCCGCCGCGGCTGCGCGTCCAAGTCTTCGACAAGGGCCCGCGGCTCGTCTCCCTCGTCGTGCTCGACTCGGACGTGCCCGACGTCGAAAAGGACGCCTTCTCCAAGCGCTGCCACTTCCTCGCGGCAAACATCTCGCTCAGCCCCAGCGACACGTCTCTGCCGCTGAGCAGGATCCGCGCCGCCGACCAGCTCGCCGTGCCGTGGCTGCCGCCCACTGCACAAAAGGGCAGCCCTTACCACCGCCTGAGCATCTACCTCCTCGAGCAAAAGCCCGACACCAAGCTCGACGTTGCACAGCTCAAGGAGCTCTACGCCTCGCGCGACGGCTTCTCGCTAAAGTCGTTCCGCGACAAGTTCAGCCTCACGCCCGTGGGCTTCAACATGTTCCGCAGCGTCTGGGACGACAACACCGCCGGCGTCATGGCGCGCCACGGCGTGGCCGGCGCAGACGTCGAGTTCAGGCCGACGCGCGTGCACAGCTTGAAGCCGCCCGTCAAGCCGCGCGGCTGGGAGGCCAAGAGACAGGGCCCTGCGTATAGGCATTTGTGGAAGTACACGAAGCGCATCAAGGGATTGTCCAATGCCCGGGGATGGACCAAGAGGAGGTGA